The following is a genomic window from Prunus persica cultivar Lovell chromosome G7, Prunus_persica_NCBIv2, whole genome shotgun sequence.
AATGGAATATTCAAGAGCCCACTGCACAGAGTCACAACAAACACAGAAAGGATGAGGGCATCTGTGGCCATGCTTATTGAGCCAGCAGCTGAACAAGAGATTGGTCCAGTGGATGACTTGGTGGATGAGAAAAGACCAAGACTCTATCAGAATGTGAAGAATTATGGTGCTTTTAACTATCATTGTTATCAGAAAGGGTTGGTAGCTCTTGATGCAGTGAAAATGTAATTCTCCTTTATTGTTCCTCTATCCAGCACATAACATTGATGTTcacatcaaaaaataaaaataaactttatGTCTATGGATATCTGGCTGGCTGCCCGTATCTGCAAAAATGTTTGAAATGGCTTTAAGGAAATAAGGATAGAGTTTCTCTAACATACATTTCCAGTctctttcttgttcttctttttcatcaaAAGGTAACTATTTATTAGCTTCAGGTAAATGAAAGATACAGAGTGAAGAACAATTAGATTTTGACTGTTTCAAGTGCAATCTCCCCTCTCTGATAGCATTCATAGTTGATACGACCATAATTCTTGACACTTTTGTATAACCTTGGCCTTGTTTCGTCGTCTATCAAGTGTTCCACAGGACCAATCTCAGTTTCAGGATCTGGTTCATTAAACAAAGCAACAGACAATCTCATCTTCTCTGTATTTGTCACCACCCTGTGCATTGGGCTCTTGTATATACCATTACTCATAATCTGCATCAattcattcattttattttattttaatgaaaaagaaagtaaattaATTAGTCTGGTTGATTAAACTTGTACCTGCATCTGATCACCAAGGTTAAGAACAAGAGCATGAGGAACAATGGGGACTCTAACCCATTTACCATCTATCAAAACTTGAAGACCTTCCACATCTTTGTCTTGCAAGAGAACTGTCATGCCAGACCTATCTGTATGAGGCTTGACACCGAGAACCAGATCGGATCTCGAGCACGGTGGATAGAAGTTGAATCTTGCTTGCAGCAGGGATTGGTCTCCAAACAGCTGCTTTGCAAAGCTATCCTCTTCCAAATCCAACGACTTTGCCATGGCCTTGAACACGACCCCCATCATCAACTTTATCTTCGTTGCATATTCATGTAACATCtctctacacatagagatttACTTATTCATTAATCTAATGATTTAACTAACTAACTAACTAGTAAAAGCAAAATCTAATTTATTACAGATTAATGAATGCATTATATATCAACGTTTACCCAAAATCATTTGGATTTTGTGGCCAAAGATGAAGTCTTCTTTGGTCTTGTGGGAAGACTCTGAGAGTGAGACGGTAGGACCAATCGAGAACTTGCTTCTCCGACACTATGACATCATTCCCATATCCTTCGGAGCCGCCATCGAGTGCTCGGGAGTATTTTTGCTTCT
Proteins encoded in this region:
- the LOC18771437 gene encoding codeine O-demethylase, which gives rise to MAAMSVQEMSINGDQPPPEYIVKESSFGCIESSPPLADQIPIIDISLFSPSSLEYSEQAENHELQKLRTALSSAGCFQAIGHGISDSFLDKVREAAKQFFALPVEEKQKYSRALDGGSEGYGNDVIVSEKQVLDWSYRLTLRVFPQDQRRLHLWPQNPNDFGEMLHEYATKIKLMMGVVFKAMAKSLDLEEDSFAKQLFGDQSLLQARFNFYPPCSRSDLVLGVKPHTDRSGMTVLLQDKDVEGLQVLIDGKWVRVPIVPHALVLNLGDQMQIMSNGIYKSPMHRVVTNTEKMRLSVALFNEPDPETEIGPVEHLIDDETRPRLYKSVKNYGRINYECYQRGEIALETVKI